Proteins encoded by one window of Arabidopsis thaliana chromosome 2, partial sequence:
- a CDS encoding Tetratricopeptide repeat (TPR)-like superfamily protein (Tetratricopeptide repeat (TPR)-like superfamily protein; FUNCTIONS IN: molecular_function unknown; INVOLVED IN: biological_process unknown; LOCATED IN: endomembrane system; CONTAINS InterPro DOMAIN/s: Pentatricopeptide repeat (InterPro:IPR002885); BEST Arabidopsis thaliana protein match is: Pentatricopeptide repeat (PPR) superfamily protein (TAIR:AT5G02860.1).), which produces MFVHKLRCYYGFLLKHFENCLLWLVAGNALNCLFIDSSGFQRYLGFGVTNLNGATVKSYKQEGFVIDERGKLKRFNRKKLSRKRCGSLRGRGWKYGSGFVDGIFPVLSPIAQKILSFIQKETDPDKVADVLGALPSTHASWDDLINVSVQLRLNKKWDSIILVCEWILRKSSFQPDVICFNLLIDAYGQKFQYKEAESLYVQLLESRYVPTEDTYALLIKAYCMAGLIERAEVVLVEMQNHHVSPKTIGVTVYNAYIEGLMKRKGNTEEAIDVFQRMKRDRCKPTTETYNLMINLYGKASKSYMSWKLYCEMRSHQCKPNICTYTALVNAFAREGLCEKAEEIFEQLQEDGLEPDVYVYNALMESYSRAGYPYGAAEIFSLMQHMGCEPDRASYNIMVDAYGRAGLHSDAEAVFEEMKRLGIAPTMKSHMLLLSAYSKARDVTKCEAIVKEMSENGVEPDTFVLNSMLNLYGRLGQFTKMEKILAEMENGPCTADISTYNILINIYGKAGFLERIEELFVELKEKNFRPDVVTWTSRIGAYSRKKLYVKCLEVFEEMIDSGCAPDGGTAKVLLSACSSEEQVEQVTSVLRTMHKGVTVSSLVPKLMAKSLTVN; this is translated from the exons ATGTTCGTTCATAAA CTCAGGTGTTATTATGGTTTTCTGCTGAAACATTTTGAGAATTGCTTGCTTTG GTTGGTAGCTGGAAACGCTTTGAATTGCTTATTCATTGATTCCAGTGGCTTCCAGAGATATTTGGGTTTTGGAGTCACAAATCTCAATGGTGCCACTGTTAAAAGCTATAAGCAAGAGGGGTTTGTCATAGATGAACGTgggaaattaaaaagatttaacaGGAAGAAACTCTCCAGGAAACGAT GTGGCTCTTTGAGAGGGCGAGGATGGAAATATGGATCCGGGTTTGTCGATGGGATATTTCCTGTTCTGAGTCCCATTGCTCAGAAGATTCTGAGCTTTATTCAGAAAGAAACTGATCCTGACAAAGTAGCTGATGTCCTTGGAGCTCTTCCTTCTACACATGCCTCATGGGACGATCTAATCAATGTTTCTGTGCAACTTCGTTTGAACAAGAAATGGGATTCTATTATCTTG GTGTGTGAGTGGATTTTAAGGAAGAGCTCCTTTCAGCCTGATGTAATCTGCTTCAATTTGCTTATAGATGCTTATGGACAGAAGTTCCAGTACAAGGAGGCGGAATCACTCTATGTACAGCTTCTTGAATCCCGCTATGTGCCTACGGAAGACACATACGCTCTTCTTATAAAGGCATACTGTATGGCAGGGCTCATAGAGAGAGCTGAAGTTGTTTTAGTCGAGATGCAAAATCATCATGTTTCTCCAA aAACTATAGGTGTAACTGTATACAATGCCTATATTGAGGGGTTaatgaagagaaaaggaaacacCGAAGAAGCGATTGATGTTTTCCAGAGGATGAAGCGTGATCGATGCAAACCAACCACTGAAACTTACAACTTGATGATAAATTTATACGGAAAG GCAAGTAAATCATATATGTCCTGGAAATTGTATTGTGAAATGAGAAGTCACCAATGTAAACCGAACATCTGCACATACACAGCGCTTGTGAATGCATTTGCTAGAGAAGGTCTTTGCGAGAAAGCTGAAGAAATATTTGAACAGCTTCAAGAAGATGGGCTTGAACCTGATGTATATGTCTATAACGCTCTCATGGAGTCATATAG TCGTGCAGGTTATCCATATGGTGCTGCTGAGATTTTCTCTCTAATGCAACATATGGGATGTGAACCAGACAGAGCTTCCTACAATATCATGGTTGATGCATATGGCAGAGCAGGTCTTCACTCAG ATGCAGAAGCTGTgtttgaagaaatgaagaGACTAGGCATAGCACCGACGATGAAATCCCACATGCTGCTTCTATCAGCTTACTCTAAAGCCAGAGACGTAACAAAATGTGAAGCCATTGTGAAAGAAATGAGCGAAAACGGAGTAGAACCGGATACATTTGTCCTAAACAGCATGCTCAACTTATATGGCCGGTTAGGGCAGTTCACGAAAATGGAAAAGATTCTAGCCGAGATGGAGAACGGTCCTTGCACCGCGGATATAAGCACATACAACATTTTGATCAATATCTATGGTAAAGCCGGGTTCTTGGAGAGAATTGAAGAACTTTTTGTGGAGCTCAAGGAGAAGAATTTCAGACCAGACGTTGTGACATGGACCTCGAGGATTGGTGCTTACTCAAGGAAGAAACTGTATGTGAAATGTCTGGAGGTTTTTGAAGAGATGATTGATTCAGGTTGTGCACCAGATGGAGGAACAGCCAAGGTTCTTCTTTCGGCTTGTTCTAGTGAAGAGCAAGTGGAACAAGTTACTTCAGTGCTTAGAACAATGCACAAGGGCGTGACTGTGAGTTCTCTTGTCCCAAAGCTGATGGCTAAATCTTTAACTGTAAACTGA
- a CDS encoding Tetratricopeptide repeat (TPR)-like superfamily protein (Tetratricopeptide repeat (TPR)-like superfamily protein; FUNCTIONS IN: molecular_function unknown; INVOLVED IN: biological_process unknown; LOCATED IN: endomembrane system; CONTAINS InterPro DOMAIN/s: Pentatricopeptide repeat (InterPro:IPR002885); BEST Arabidopsis thaliana protein match is: Pentatricopeptide repeat (PPR) superfamily protein (TAIR:AT5G02860.1); Has 54782 Blast hits to 14810 proteins in 305 species: Archae - 4; Bacteria - 41; Metazoa - 619; Fungi - 795; Plants - 51459; Viruses - 0; Other Eukaryotes - 1864 (source: NCBI BLink).) codes for MLVAGNALNCLFIDSSGFQRYLGFGVTNLNGATVKSYKQEGFVIDERGKLKRFNRKKLSRKRCGSLRGRGWKYGSGFVDGIFPVLSPIAQKILSFIQKETDPDKVADVLGALPSTHASWDDLINVSVQLRLNKKWDSIILVCEWILRKSSFQPDVICFNLLIDAYGQKFQYKEAESLYVQLLESRYVPTEDTYALLIKAYCMAGLIERAEVVLVEMQNHHVSPKTIGVTVYNAYIEGLMKRKGNTEEAIDVFQRMKRDRCKPTTETYNLMINLYGKASKSYMSWKLYCEMRSHQCKPNICTYTALVNAFAREGLCEKAEEIFEQLQEDGLEPDVYVYNALMESYSRAGYPYGAAEIFSLMQHMGCEPDRASYNIMVDAYGRAGLHSDAEAVFEEMKRLGIAPTMKSHMLLLSAYSKARDVTKCEAIVKEMSENGVEPDTFVLNSMLNLYGRLGQFTKMEKILAEMENGPCTADISTYNILINIYGKAGFLERIEELFVELKEKNFRPDVVTWTSRIGAYSRKKLYVKCLEVFEEMIDSGCAPDGGTAKVLLSACSSEEQVEQVTSVLRTMHKGVTVSSLVPKLMAKSLTVN; via the exons AT GTTGGTAGCTGGAAACGCTTTGAATTGCTTATTCATTGATTCCAGTGGCTTCCAGAGATATTTGGGTTTTGGAGTCACAAATCTCAATGGTGCCACTGTTAAAAGCTATAAGCAAGAGGGGTTTGTCATAGATGAACGTgggaaattaaaaagatttaacaGGAAGAAACTCTCCAGGAAACGAT GTGGCTCTTTGAGAGGGCGAGGATGGAAATATGGATCCGGGTTTGTCGATGGGATATTTCCTGTTCTGAGTCCCATTGCTCAGAAGATTCTGAGCTTTATTCAGAAAGAAACTGATCCTGACAAAGTAGCTGATGTCCTTGGAGCTCTTCCTTCTACACATGCCTCATGGGACGATCTAATCAATGTTTCTGTGCAACTTCGTTTGAACAAGAAATGGGATTCTATTATCTTG GTGTGTGAGTGGATTTTAAGGAAGAGCTCCTTTCAGCCTGATGTAATCTGCTTCAATTTGCTTATAGATGCTTATGGACAGAAGTTCCAGTACAAGGAGGCGGAATCACTCTATGTACAGCTTCTTGAATCCCGCTATGTGCCTACGGAAGACACATACGCTCTTCTTATAAAGGCATACTGTATGGCAGGGCTCATAGAGAGAGCTGAAGTTGTTTTAGTCGAGATGCAAAATCATCATGTTTCTCCAA aAACTATAGGTGTAACTGTATACAATGCCTATATTGAGGGGTTaatgaagagaaaaggaaacacCGAAGAAGCGATTGATGTTTTCCAGAGGATGAAGCGTGATCGATGCAAACCAACCACTGAAACTTACAACTTGATGATAAATTTATACGGAAAG GCAAGTAAATCATATATGTCCTGGAAATTGTATTGTGAAATGAGAAGTCACCAATGTAAACCGAACATCTGCACATACACAGCGCTTGTGAATGCATTTGCTAGAGAAGGTCTTTGCGAGAAAGCTGAAGAAATATTTGAACAGCTTCAAGAAGATGGGCTTGAACCTGATGTATATGTCTATAACGCTCTCATGGAGTCATATAG TCGTGCAGGTTATCCATATGGTGCTGCTGAGATTTTCTCTCTAATGCAACATATGGGATGTGAACCAGACAGAGCTTCCTACAATATCATGGTTGATGCATATGGCAGAGCAGGTCTTCACTCAG ATGCAGAAGCTGTgtttgaagaaatgaagaGACTAGGCATAGCACCGACGATGAAATCCCACATGCTGCTTCTATCAGCTTACTCTAAAGCCAGAGACGTAACAAAATGTGAAGCCATTGTGAAAGAAATGAGCGAAAACGGAGTAGAACCGGATACATTTGTCCTAAACAGCATGCTCAACTTATATGGCCGGTTAGGGCAGTTCACGAAAATGGAAAAGATTCTAGCCGAGATGGAGAACGGTCCTTGCACCGCGGATATAAGCACATACAACATTTTGATCAATATCTATGGTAAAGCCGGGTTCTTGGAGAGAATTGAAGAACTTTTTGTGGAGCTCAAGGAGAAGAATTTCAGACCAGACGTTGTGACATGGACCTCGAGGATTGGTGCTTACTCAAGGAAGAAACTGTATGTGAAATGTCTGGAGGTTTTTGAAGAGATGATTGATTCAGGTTGTGCACCAGATGGAGGAACAGCCAAGGTTCTTCTTTCGGCTTGTTCTAGTGAAGAGCAAGTGGAACAAGTTACTTCAGTGCTTAGAACAATGCACAAGGGCGTGACTGTGAGTTCTCTTGTCCCAAAGCTGATGGCTAAATCTTTAACTGTAAACTGA
- a CDS encoding Tetratricopeptide repeat (TPR)-like superfamily protein has protein sequence MLVAGNALNCLFIDSSGFQRYLGFGVTNLNGATVKSYKQEGFVIDERGKLKRFNRKKLSRKRCGSLRGRGWKYGSGFVDGIFPVLSPIAQKILSFIQKETDPDKVADVLGALPSTHASWDDLINVSVQLRLNKKWDSIILVCEWILRKSSFQPDVICFNLLIDAYGQKFQYKEAESLYVQLLESRYVPTEDTYALLIKAYCMAGLIERAEVVLVEMQNHHVSPSVTVYNAYIEGLMKRKGNTEEAIDVFQRMKRDRCKPTTETYNLMINLYGKASKSYMSWKLYCEMRSHQCKPNICTYTALVNAFAREGLCEKAEEIFEQLQEDGLEPDVYVYNALMESYSRAGYPYGAAEIFSLMQHMGCEPDRASYNIMVDAYGRAGLHSDAEAVFEEMKRLGIAPTMKSHMLLLSAYSKARDVTKCEAIVKEMSENGVEPDTFVLNSMLNLYGRLGQFTKMEKILAEMENGPCTADISTYNILINIYGKAGFLERIEELFVELKEKNFRPDVVTWTSRIGAYSRKKLYVKCLEVFEEMIDSGCAPDGGTAKVLLSACSSEEQVEQVTSVLRTMHKGVTVSSLVPKLMAKSLTVN, from the exons AT GTTGGTAGCTGGAAACGCTTTGAATTGCTTATTCATTGATTCCAGTGGCTTCCAGAGATATTTGGGTTTTGGAGTCACAAATCTCAATGGTGCCACTGTTAAAAGCTATAAGCAAGAGGGGTTTGTCATAGATGAACGTgggaaattaaaaagatttaacaGGAAGAAACTCTCCAGGAAACGAT GTGGCTCTTTGAGAGGGCGAGGATGGAAATATGGATCCGGGTTTGTCGATGGGATATTTCCTGTTCTGAGTCCCATTGCTCAGAAGATTCTGAGCTTTATTCAGAAAGAAACTGATCCTGACAAAGTAGCTGATGTCCTTGGAGCTCTTCCTTCTACACATGCCTCATGGGACGATCTAATCAATGTTTCTGTGCAACTTCGTTTGAACAAGAAATGGGATTCTATTATCTTG GTGTGTGAGTGGATTTTAAGGAAGAGCTCCTTTCAGCCTGATGTAATCTGCTTCAATTTGCTTATAGATGCTTATGGACAGAAGTTCCAGTACAAGGAGGCGGAATCACTCTATGTACAGCTTCTTGAATCCCGCTATGTGCCTACGGAAGACACATACGCTCTTCTTATAAAGGCATACTGTATGGCAGGGCTCATAGAGAGAGCTGAAGTTGTTTTAGTCGAGATGCAAAATCATCATGTTTCTCCAA GTGTAACTGTATACAATGCCTATATTGAGGGGTTaatgaagagaaaaggaaacacCGAAGAAGCGATTGATGTTTTCCAGAGGATGAAGCGTGATCGATGCAAACCAACCACTGAAACTTACAACTTGATGATAAATTTATACGGAAAG GCAAGTAAATCATATATGTCCTGGAAATTGTATTGTGAAATGAGAAGTCACCAATGTAAACCGAACATCTGCACATACACAGCGCTTGTGAATGCATTTGCTAGAGAAGGTCTTTGCGAGAAAGCTGAAGAAATATTTGAACAGCTTCAAGAAGATGGGCTTGAACCTGATGTATATGTCTATAACGCTCTCATGGAGTCATATAG TCGTGCAGGTTATCCATATGGTGCTGCTGAGATTTTCTCTCTAATGCAACATATGGGATGTGAACCAGACAGAGCTTCCTACAATATCATGGTTGATGCATATGGCAGAGCAGGTCTTCACTCAG ATGCAGAAGCTGTgtttgaagaaatgaagaGACTAGGCATAGCACCGACGATGAAATCCCACATGCTGCTTCTATCAGCTTACTCTAAAGCCAGAGACGTAACAAAATGTGAAGCCATTGTGAAAGAAATGAGCGAAAACGGAGTAGAACCGGATACATTTGTCCTAAACAGCATGCTCAACTTATATGGCCGGTTAGGGCAGTTCACGAAAATGGAAAAGATTCTAGCCGAGATGGAGAACGGTCCTTGCACCGCGGATATAAGCACATACAACATTTTGATCAATATCTATGGTAAAGCCGGGTTCTTGGAGAGAATTGAAGAACTTTTTGTGGAGCTCAAGGAGAAGAATTTCAGACCAGACGTTGTGACATGGACCTCGAGGATTGGTGCTTACTCAAGGAAGAAACTGTATGTGAAATGTCTGGAGGTTTTTGAAGAGATGATTGATTCAGGTTGTGCACCAGATGGAGGAACAGCCAAGGTTCTTCTTTCGGCTTGTTCTAGTGAAGAGCAAGTGGAACAAGTTACTTCAGTGCTTAGAACAATGCACAAGGGCGTGACTGTGAGTTCTCTTGTCCCAAAGCTGATGGCTAAATCTTTAACTGTAAACTGA
- a CDS encoding DCD (Development and Cell Death) domain protein gives MFVIEVEFKNQETPSRDFFSQFSVTAMPKNRRMMEEFNGASSGGEPEYGAIFMSNNSTRKECLSRKLFGLPIGLGGFVKHVKAGMMLFLFEFEKRELHGVFQACSDGAINIEPNAFRSSGKQFPAQVKFTEKWRCRPLCESEFGNAIHENYFTPTKFNFGLSKAQVQRLLKLFSMKKVERSRLRETAAPKPLRKSENTVGDRGFRNRCAGEMDEDVDREFPFRVTPSGDHRGRRLTENYGFGEESDSGLEYDPTKGNEYSRLVDPKLHGLKDRLRCKVTMNNNFGTDASTKNSYNSLVNDRKVPKNLRHAANGWLESEYHEKDGIAQASLWSNNKERLNFESDPVVPAQSSVPPDLPYETNTGYYDPDHPSIMGDATMTSSRHGLGAPNVDLTGSASFTANSNYGFGEDIIPFGDYVSDALPSERFQPFPDEHNGTSMNTSSLGSGGFYIPMPIEHWNGHLRHSQFLGPLTSAGGTENMREFERPMYSDRNIFPSFVYPSSSRGLSTKDGLNNELQTYQHPEEFGDHVSYTTDMVVRGPSIHPSFTNPSTSGDGADLYPENRANNEVQAYQPHKEFGGDAFDSNNRVTHRVSPAKLERNRTRPSVFNRLGGRLKQLDAERDTSPDTESVDEVMAFLNDCHKDWMEQKRANMSNSEDVAIPKKKKEKIHTAEVLDNDLMLTFTETTPDDLLDCEGSMEHSVQKLPFIDFKRRSRAQRSLGNPTQGCKDNPEHSASPNKKRKLLRPKLVEDDSEKDRENKAGPIKIVLASEKDRGNNDLTVKVLASQSPTKVHVHDFLGRNEGDSQMDRGRNDNPIETVLASQSATEVPVHDFLGRNECDSQKDDNPVENLLASQSATEVHVRDFFGRNEDDSEKNKGNNNDPAENFLALEYASEVPFHDFLGRDER, from the exons atGTTTGTGATAGAAGTCGAATTTAAAAACCAGGAAACTCCAAgccgtgattttttttcccag ttttctgtaACAGCAATGCCTAAAAATCGGAGGATGATGGAGGAATTTAATGGTGCTTCTTCTGGAGGAGAGCCGGAGTATGGTGCTATTTTCATGTCCAATAACTCAACCAGGAAGGAATGCCTTAGCCGAAAGCTTTTCGGTTTGCCAATTGGGCTAGGAGGATTTGTTAAACATGTTAAAGCTGGAatgatgttgtttttgtttgaattcgAGAAGAGAGAGCTACATGGTGTGTTTCAGGCTTGCTCTGATGGTGCAATAAACATTGAGCCTAATGCTTTCCGCTCTTCTGGGAAACAGTTTCCTGCTCAG GTCAAGTTTACTGAGAAGTGGCGTTGTAGGCCACTTTGTGAAAGTGAGTTTGGTAATGCTATCCATGAAAATTACTTCACACCAACaaagtttaattttggacTCTCCAAGGCTCAG GTTCAAAGGCTATTGAAGTTGTTTAGCATGAAGAAGGTAGAGAGATCACGACTGAGAGAAACTGCAGCTCCGAAACCGTTAAGGAAATCTGAAAATACAGTTGGTGATCGTGGCTTTAGGAATCGTTGTGCAGGAGAAATGGATGAAGATGTTGACCGTGAGTTTCCCTTCAGAGTTACACCTTCAGGAGATCATCGAGGTCGTAGGTTAACAGAGAATTATGGTTTTGGGGAGGAATCTGATAGTGGACTAGAGTATGATCCAACTAAAGGGAATGAGTACTCCAGACTTGTTGATCCCAAACTGCATGGGTTGAAGGATAGATTACGATGTAAGGTTACCATGAATAATAACTTTGGCACAGATGCTTCAACTAAGAATTCGTATAATTCTCTAGTTAATGATCGAAAAGTCCCGAAGAACTTGAGACACGCTGCAAATGGATGGTTAGAAAGTGAGTACCATGAAAAAGATGGTATCGCACAGGCAAGTTTGTGGTCTAACAACAAGGAACGCCTTAATTTTGAGTCAGATCCAGTGGTTCCTGCTCAAAGCTCAGTACCTCCAGACTTACCATATGAAACAAACACAGGATACTATGACCCTGATCATCCCAGCATCATGGGAGATGCAACAATGACAAGCTCTAGGCATGGTCTTGGTGCACCTAATGTTGATCTAACTGGCTCAGCTTCCTTTACAGCGAACTCAAATTATGGATTTGGAGAAGATATTATACCTTTTGGTGATTATGTCAGTGACGCCTTGCCCTCCGAGAGATTCCAACCATTCCCTGATGAGCATAATGGTACAAGCATGAACACTAGTAGTCTGGGCTCGGGTGGTTTCTATATTCCAATGCCTATTGAACATTGGAATGGTCATTTGCGTCACTCTCAGTTTCTTGGTCCCTTAACTTCTGCAGGGGGCACTGAGAACATGAGGGAGTTTGAAAGGCCGATGTACTCAGACCGTAACATCTTCCCTTCATTTGTTTATCCTTCATCATCAAGGGGTTTGTCTACTAAGGACGGACTCAACAATGAACTTCAAACATATCAACACCCGGAAGAATTTGGAGATCATGTTTCTTATACAACTGATATGGTGGTTCGGGGTCCCAGTATTCACCCTTCTTTTACCAATCCTTCAACATCTGGGGATGGAGCTGATTTGTATCCAGAGAACAGAGCCAATAACGAAGTTCAAGCTTATCAACCGCATAAAGAATTTGGCGGTGATGCTTTTGACTCTAACAATAGGGTGACTCATCGTGTTAGTCCTGCTAAActtgaaagaaacagaaccagACCAAGTGTCTTTAATAGGTTGGGTGGGCGTTTAAAACAACTTGATGCTGAAAGGGATACGTCTCCTGACACTGAATCAGTAGATGAGGTCATGGCCTTTTTAAATGACTGTCACAAAGATTGGATGGAGCAAAAAAGAGCAAATATGAGTAATTCTGAAGATGTTGCAAtaccgaagaagaaaaaggaaaagattCATACAGCAGAGGTACTTGACAATGATTTGATGCTTACTTTTACTGAGACTACTCCAGATGATCTGTTGGATTGTGAAGGAAGTATGGAACATAGTGTTCAAAAGCTACCATTCATTGATTTTAAGCGCCGTAGCAGAGCTCAAAGGAGCCTTGGTAATCCAACTCAAGGGTGTAAAGACAACCCCGAACATTCAGCTTCTCCGAACAAGAAAAGGAAGCTGCTGAGACCAAAACTCGTTGAAGATGACTCAGAAAAggatagagaaaacaaagctGGTCCTATTAAAATTGTCTTGGCCTCAGAAAAAGATAGAGGAAACAATGATCTGACTGTAAAAGTCTTGGCCTCACAGTCACCTACTAAAGTCCATGTCCATGACTTCCTTGGACGTAATGAAGGCGACTCGCAAATGGATAGAGGTAGGAATGATAATCCTATTGAAACTGTCTTGGCCTCACAGTCAGCTACTGAAGTCCCCGTCCATGACTTCCTTGGACGTAATGAATGTGACTCGCAAAAGGATGATAATCCTGTTGAAAATTTATTGGCCTCACAGTCAGCTACTGAAGTCCACGTCCGTGACTTCTTTGGACGTAATGAAGATGACTCGGAAAAGAATAAAGGAAACAATAATGATCCTGCTGAAAATTTCTTGGCCTTAGAGTATGCTTCTGAAGTCCCCTTCCATGACTTCCTTGGACGTGATGAACGATAA
- a CDS encoding Single hybrid motif superfamily protein (Single hybrid motif superfamily protein; FUNCTIONS IN: glycine dehydrogenase (decarboxylating) activity, ATP binding; INVOLVED IN: glycine catabolic process, glycine decarboxylation via glycine cleavage system; LOCATED IN: mitochondrion, glycine cleavage complex; EXPRESSED IN: 22 plant structures; EXPRESSED DURING: 13 growth stages; CONTAINS InterPro DOMAIN/s: 2-oxo acid dehydrogenase, lipoyl-binding site (InterPro:IPR003016), Single hybrid motif (InterPro:IPR011053), Glycine cleavage H-protein (InterPro:IPR002930), Glycine cleavage H-protein, subgroup (InterPro:IPR017453); BEST Arabidopsis thaliana protein match is: Single hybrid motif superfamily protein (TAIR:AT1G32470.1); Has 7147 Blast hits to 7147 proteins in 2201 species: Archae - 168; Bacteria - 4552; Metazoa - 187; Fungi - 130; Plants - 205; Viruses - 0; Other Eukaryotes - 1905 (source: NCBI BLink).): protein MACRLFWASRVASHLRISVAQRGFSSVVLKDLKYADSHEWVKIDGNKATFGITDHAQDHLGDVVYVELPDVGHSVSQGKSFGAVESVKATSDINSPVSGKVVEVNEELTESPGLVNSSPYEQGWIIKVELSDAGEAEKLMDSDKYSKFCEEEDAKH from the exons ATGGCTTGTAGACTCTTTTGGGCTTCTAGGGTTGCTTCTCATCTAAGGATCTCCGTTGCTCAACGAGGGTTTTCTTCCG TGGTTTTGAAGGATTTGAAATATGCTGATTCACATGAATGGGTGAAGATTGACGGGAATAAAGCAACCTTTGGTATAACGGATCACGCGCAGGACCATTTAGGAGATGTGGTCTATGTGGAGTTACCTGATGTAGGACATTCGGTGTCACAAGGGAAGAGTTTTGGAGCAGTTGAAAGTGTGAAAGCAACTAGCGATATCAATTCTCCAGTCTCGGGTAAGGTGGTTGAAGTCAATGAGGAGCTGACCGAGTCCCCTGGATTG GTGAACTCTAGCCCGTATGAACAAGGATGGATCATAAAAGTTGAGCTGAGTGATGCAGGCGAGGCAGAGAAGCTGATGGATTCAGACAAGTACTCTAAGTTctgcgaagaagaagacgccAAGCACTGa